In the genome of Drosophila yakuba strain Tai18E2 chromosome 3R, Prin_Dyak_Tai18E2_2.1, whole genome shotgun sequence, one region contains:
- the LOC6537614 gene encoding transmembrane and coiled-coil domains protein 2, producing the protein MDSTPNAAAPNPNQNRDFLTLKPLRPSRGSSSNLRASRSPSASRSTEQMSRERASEAAAATQTAAATAGGATAHTAGGTGGGSAAATTTAGATTSGSGAASANTNSNSSASSSTVAAAQAAVYSGGNTVTGSLGSAGVVARGFRSHSPTHRRRSRERQRRTHGSDQGGLLAYSGLVGVNDMSDFLGPQQGGGGGGGGGGSAGTGSGLEDSRLSGNEDYYSSFVSDEFDNSKKVHRRCHERSSSVQAIDRLNTKIQCTKESIRQEQTARDDNVNEYLKLAASADKQQLQRIKAVFEKKNQKSAHNISQLQKKLDNYTKRAKDLQNHQFHTKSQHRQPREVLRDVGQGLRNVGGNIRDGITGFSGSVMSKPREFAHLIKNKFGSADNINQMSEAELQGMQSTNTDVLASERLQQVPGAGTSTGSGGGGQNNNTGTGSGTGKFNSDNGSECSSVTSESIPGGSGKSQSGASQYHIVLKTLLTELAERKAENEKLKERIERLETSQKEFNNLTATLESERYRAEGLEEQINDLTELHQNEIENLKQTIADMEEKVQYQSDERLRDVNEVLENCQTRISKMEHMSQQQYVTVEGIDNSNARALVVKLINVVLTILQVVLLLVATAAGIIMPFLKTRVRVLTTFLSICFVIFVIRQWPDVQDIGSGLVRHLKQSLVVK; encoded by the exons ATGGACTCAACGCCTAATGCGGCGGCCCCTAATCCGAACCAGAATCGTGACTTCCTAACGCTGAAGCCACTGCGTCCATCCCGCGGTTCCAGCTCGAATCTGCGCGCCAGTCGCTCACCCTCTGCCAGCCGCAGCACCGAGCAAA TGTCCCGGGAGCGAGCCAGCgaggcagcggcagccactcagacagcagcagccacagcggGAGGAGCAACTGCCCACACAGCCGGCGGAACTGGGGGAGGAAGCGCAGCGGCAACGACAACGGCCGGAGCGACCACGTCCGGATCCGGAGCAGCCTCCGCGAACACGAACAGCAATTCCTCGGCCTCATCCAGCACagtggcagctgcacaggcggctGTCTACAGCGGCGGCAACACGGTGACCGGTAGTTTGGGCAGCGCCGGGGTGGTGGCTCGTGGCTTCCGCAGCCACAGTCCTACCCATCGGCGGAGGAGTCGCGAGCGACAACGACGCACGCATGGCTCTGACCAGGGTGGTCTGCTGGCCTACAGCGGTCTCGTTGGCGTCAACGACATGTCGGATTTCTTGGGTCCACAACAGggtggtggaggaggcggcggaggcggtggaAGCGCCGGCACGGGCAGCGGTCTGGAGGATTCCCGGCTGTCCGGTAACGAGGACTACTACTCGTCCTTTGTCTCAGACGAGTTCGACAACAGCAAGAAAGTCCATCGCCGCTGCCACGAACGCAGCTCCAGCGTCCAGGCCATCGACCGTTTAAACACGAAGATCCAATGCACCAAGGAGTCCATCCGACAGGAGCAAACTGCCAGAGACG aTAATGTCAACGAGTATCTGAAGTTGGCAGCCAGTGCAGacaagcagcagctgcagcgcaTCAAG GCTGTCTTTGAGAAGAAGAACCAGAAAAGCGCACACAATATCTCGCAACTGCAGAAAAAGCTGGACAACTACACAAAGCGAGCCAAGGATTTGCAGAATCATCAATTCCACACGAAGAGCCAGCACCGTCAGCCGCGCGAGGTGCTGCGTGATGTCGGCCAGGGTCTTCGCAATGTGGGAGGCAACATCCGCGATGGGATCACCGGTTTCTCCGGGTCGGTGATGTCCAAGCCACGGGAGTTTGCGCACCTGATCAAGAACAAGTTTGGCAGCGCCGACAACATCAACCAGATGAGCGAAGCCGAGCTACAGGGCATGCAATCTACCAATACCGATGTTTTGGCCAGCGAGCGTTTGCAGCAAGTGCCTGGAGCCGGAACCTCGACGGGTTCGGGTGGCGGCGGCCAGAACAACAACACCGGAACGGGAAGCGGTACGGGAAAATTCAACAGTGACAATGGCAGCGAATGCAGCAGCGTAACTAGCGAAAGTATACCGGGAGG GTCTGGTAAAAGCCAGTCGGGCGCCAGCCAGTATCACATAGTGCTGAAGACATTGCTAACTGAGCTGGCCGAGCGAAAGGCCGAGAACGAGAAGCTCAAGGAGCGAATCGAACGACTCGAG ACGAGCCAAAAGGAATTCAACAATCTGACCGCCACACTCGAAAGTGAACGCTATCGTGCCGAGGGACTCGAGGAGCAAATCAATGACTTGACGGAATTACATCAG AATGAAATTGAGAATCTGAAGCAAACGATTGCCGACATGGAGGAGAAAGTACAATACCAAAGCGATGAAAGACTACGTGACGTCAATGAAGTGCTCGAGAACTGTCAAACAAGG ATATCAAAAATGGAGCACATGTCGCAGCAACAATATGTCACCGTCGAGGGCATTGACAATTCGAATGCGCGGGCTTTGGTTGTGAAACTCATCAATGTGGTATTAACGATACTGCAAGTGGTGCTCCTGCTTGTGGCCACCGCTGCAGGCATCATAATGCCTTTTCTCAAAACGAG GGTTCGCGttctcacaacatttttgtCTATTTGTTTCGTCATCTTTGTAATAAGACAATGGCCGGATGTTCAGGACATTGGGTCCGGGCTGGTGCGGCATCTCAAGCAATCGCTGGTGGTCAAGTAA